The Euphorbia lathyris chromosome 3, ddEupLath1.1, whole genome shotgun sequence genome contains a region encoding:
- the LOC136223519 gene encoding receptor protein kinase CLAVATA1-like isoform X1: MRKMSISLKFLLIFLIWETTSAYTSDFQVLLKLKSSLIDYPNASGLEDWKASSNSSSDHCSFSGITCDRDSRVVSLNVSYLRLYGTLPAEIGNLTSLKILNISNNFLTGEFPGEIALGVSQIEVLDIYNNNFSGSLPTEIANLKSLKHLHLGGNYFSGEIPDSYSEIRSLEYFACNGNSLSGKIPTSLARLKNLKHMFLGYFNLYEGGIPSEFGSMTWLESLDMANCNLSGEIPASLRYLVHLQALYLQLNRLSGAIPHELCGLTSLKQLDVSLNELTGEIPSSFSMLKNITLLNLFKNNLTGQIPEFLGDLPNLEMLHIWGNNFNSELPKSLGRNRKITFLDVSFNHLTGPIPQDLCKSGKLIELILMNNSFSGPIPEELGNCKSLVRIRISDNNFNGSIPEGIFNMPEVTILELNDNNFSGQLPKNVSSRKLGKFALSSNRISGKIPSGLSNSQKLQSLLLDRNMFENEIPEEIFQLKFLTTINISRNNLRGKIPPSISNCSSLNFVDFSQNKLEGEIPDEIAALKYVSVLNLSHNQLTGQVPSNVQFMSSLTTFDISFNNLSGKLPATGSFLLFGDSSYSGNPNLCSPFNNSCEFPAHSAAARSVGCRELYNSWKVICTIIILSFLCSYRSC, encoded by the exons ATGCGGAAAATGAGTATTTCACTGAAatttcttctgatttttctcaTATGGGAAACAACCTCAGCTTACACTAGTGATTTCCAAGTACTTCTGAAGCTGAAATCCTCCTTGATTGATTATCCAAATGCCTCGGGACTCGAGGATTGGAAAGCGTCGTCAAATTCTTCCTCTGATCACTGCTCCTTCTCTGGAATTACCTGTGATAGAGACTCGCGTGTCGTGTCTCTTAACGTCTCCTATCTTCGCCTCTACG GAACATTACCTGCAGAGATTGGCAATCTCACTTCTTTAAAGATTCTTAACATCTCTAATAATTTCCTTACGGGCGAATTTCCCGGTGAAATCGCCCTTGGCGTGAGTCAGATTGAGGTATTGGACATCTATAATAACAACTTCTCAGGTTCGTTACCGACGGAGATTGCAAACCTGAAAAGTCTGAAGCATCTTCATCTCGGTGGGAACTATTTTTCGGGGGAGATTCCTGATTCATACTCGGAGATTCGGAGCTTGGAGTACTTTGCTTGTAATGGTAATAGTCTTTCAGGAAAGATTCCGACAAGTTTAGCCCGTCTGAAGAACCTGAAACATATGTTTCTTGGTTATTTTAACTTGTACGAAGGCGGTATTCCGTCAGAATTCGGGTCGATGACGTGGCTTGAAAGTTTGGATATGGCTAATTGTAACCTTTCCGGTGAGATTCCTGCAAGTTTACGCTATCTAGTGCACTTACAAGCATTGTATCTTCAATTGAACCGTCTTTCTGGGGCGATCCCACATGAACTATGCGGTCTAACAAGCTTGAAACAGCTCGATGTGTCGCTTAACGAACTTACCGGAGAAATACCGAGTAGTTTTTCAATGTTAAAGAACATCACATTACTCAACTTGTTCAAGAACAACTTAACAGGTCAAATTCCTGAATTCCTCGGAGATTTGCCGAATCTCGAGATGCTTCATATATGGGGAAACAACTTCAATTCTGAGCTTCCAAAGAGTCTCGGACGGAATCGAAAGATTACATTTCTTGACGTTTCTTTCAATCACCTCACCGGACCGATTCCTCAGGATTTATGCAAATCAGGAAAGTTAATAGAATTGATTCTGATGAATAATTCCTTCTCAGGACCGATTCCTGAAGAACTCGGAAACTGCAAGTCCTTGGTAAGAATCCGAATTTCGGACAATAACTTCAATGGAAGTATTCCTGAAGGAATCTTCAACATGCCAGAAGTGACAATCTTGGAGTTAAATGACAACAATTTCTCCGGACAACTCCCGAAAAACGTCTCCAGTCGAAAACTCGGGAAGTTCGCACTCTCAAGCAATAGGATATCAGGAAAAATTCCGTCCGGGTTAAGCAACTCGCAGAAATTGCAGAGTCTATTACTTGACAGGAACATGTTTGAAAATGAAATTCCTGAAGAAATATTTCAGCTCAAGTTCCTGACAACAATTAATATAAGCAGAAACAATCTCAGGGGTAAAATCCCTCCTTCAATTTCTAATTGTTCGTCGCTAAATTTCGTCGATTTTAGTCAAAACAAGCTCGAAGGCGAGATTCCCGACGAGATTGCTGCGCTGAAGTATGTTTCAGTGTTGAACCTTTCTCATAATCAGTTAACTGGACAGGTTCCTAGTAATGTTCAGTTCATGTCATCACTTACAACATTTGATATTTCCTTTAATAATTTATCAGGAAAATTACCTGCAACGGGATCATTCTTGTTGTTCGGTGACAGTTCGTATTCGGGGAATCCTAACCTCTGTTCTCCATTCAACAATTCTTGCGAATTTCCGGCACATTCAGCCGCGGCTCGAAGTGTTGGCTGCAGAGAATTATACAATTCCTGGAAGGTTATATGCACCATCATTATACTTAGTTTCCTATGTAGTTATAGAAGTTGTTAA
- the LOC136223519 gene encoding receptor protein kinase CLAVATA1-like isoform X2 — protein sequence MRKMSISLKFLLIFLIWETTSAYTSDFQVLLKLKSSLIDYPNASGLEDWKASSNSSSDHCSFSGITCDRDSRVVSLNVSYLRLYGTIPPEIGLLSKLQNLTLACNNLTGTLPAEIGNLTSLKILNISNNFLTGEFPGEIALGVSQIEVLDIYNNNFSGSLPTEIANLKSLKHLHLGGNYFSGEIPDSYSEIRSLEYFACNGNSLSGKIPTSLARLKNLKHMFLGYFNLYEGGIPSEFGSMTWLESLDMANCNLSGEIPASLRYLVHLQALYLQLNRLSGAIPHELCGLTSLKQLDVSLNELTGEIPSSFSMLKNITLLNLFKNNLTGQIPEFLGDLPNLEMLHIWGNNFNSELPKSLGRNRKITFLDVSFNHLTGPIPQDLCKSGKLIELILMNNSFSGPIPEELGNCKSLVRIRISDNNFNGSIPEGIFNMPEVTILELNDNNFSGQLPKNVSSRKLGKFALSSNRISGKIPSGLSNSQKLQSLLLDRNMFENEIPEEIFQLKFLTTINISRNNLRGKIPPSISNCSSLNFVDFSQNKLEGEIPDEIAALKKITCNGIILVVR from the exons ATGCGGAAAATGAGTATTTCACTGAAatttcttctgatttttctcaTATGGGAAACAACCTCAGCTTACACTAGTGATTTCCAAGTACTTCTGAAGCTGAAATCCTCCTTGATTGATTATCCAAATGCCTCGGGACTCGAGGATTGGAAAGCGTCGTCAAATTCTTCCTCTGATCACTGCTCCTTCTCTGGAATTACCTGTGATAGAGACTCGCGTGTCGTGTCTCTTAACGTCTCCTATCTTCGCCTCTACGGTACGATTCCTCCCGAGATTGGTCTTTTGAGCAAGCTTCAGAATCTGACTTTGGCTTGTAATAATCTGACAGGAACATTACCTGCAGAGATTGGCAATCTCACTTCTTTAAAGATTCTTAACATCTCTAATAATTTCCTTACGGGCGAATTTCCCGGTGAAATCGCCCTTGGCGTGAGTCAGATTGAGGTATTGGACATCTATAATAACAACTTCTCAGGTTCGTTACCGACGGAGATTGCAAACCTGAAAAGTCTGAAGCATCTTCATCTCGGTGGGAACTATTTTTCGGGGGAGATTCCTGATTCATACTCGGAGATTCGGAGCTTGGAGTACTTTGCTTGTAATGGTAATAGTCTTTCAGGAAAGATTCCGACAAGTTTAGCCCGTCTGAAGAACCTGAAACATATGTTTCTTGGTTATTTTAACTTGTACGAAGGCGGTATTCCGTCAGAATTCGGGTCGATGACGTGGCTTGAAAGTTTGGATATGGCTAATTGTAACCTTTCCGGTGAGATTCCTGCAAGTTTACGCTATCTAGTGCACTTACAAGCATTGTATCTTCAATTGAACCGTCTTTCTGGGGCGATCCCACATGAACTATGCGGTCTAACAAGCTTGAAACAGCTCGATGTGTCGCTTAACGAACTTACCGGAGAAATACCGAGTAGTTTTTCAATGTTAAAGAACATCACATTACTCAACTTGTTCAAGAACAACTTAACAGGTCAAATTCCTGAATTCCTCGGAGATTTGCCGAATCTCGAGATGCTTCATATATGGGGAAACAACTTCAATTCTGAGCTTCCAAAGAGTCTCGGACGGAATCGAAAGATTACATTTCTTGACGTTTCTTTCAATCACCTCACCGGACCGATTCCTCAGGATTTATGCAAATCAGGAAAGTTAATAGAATTGATTCTGATGAATAATTCCTTCTCAGGACCGATTCCTGAAGAACTCGGAAACTGCAAGTCCTTGGTAAGAATCCGAATTTCGGACAATAACTTCAATGGAAGTATTCCTGAAGGAATCTTCAACATGCCAGAAGTGACAATCTTGGAGTTAAATGACAACAATTTCTCCGGACAACTCCCGAAAAACGTCTCCAGTCGAAAACTCGGGAAGTTCGCACTCTCAAGCAATAGGATATCAGGAAAAATTCCGTCCGGGTTAAGCAACTCGCAGAAATTGCAGAGTCTATTACTTGACAGGAACATGTTTGAAAATGAAATTCCTGAAGAAATATTTCAGCTCAAGTTCCTGACAACAATTAATATAAGCAGAAACAATCTCAGGGGTAAAATCCCTCCTTCAATTTCTAATTGTTCGTCGCTAAATTTCGTCGATTTTAGTCAAAACAAGCTCGAAGGCGAGATTCCCGACGAGATTGCTGCGCTGAA GAAAATTACCTGCAACGGGATCATTCTTGTTGTTCGGTGA
- the LOC136223489 gene encoding DNA polymerase II subunit B4 — translation MMEEDKEKAVEVETEEVEKVIQEVDELPKAIVRRVVKDKLSDCSADGDLNVHKDALLAFSESARIFIHYLSATANDICKESRRQTIKAEDVLQALEEIEFPDLVGPLKTSLTEFKRRNSVKKAGASESKEVEKKKKVEQGTPKKKTVEEESPKKRKLEEGTPKKSGGKSKQKKKE, via the exons ATGATGGAGGAAGATAAGGAGAAGGCGGTGGAGGTGGAGACAGAGGAAGTGGAAAAAGTAATACAGGAGGTGGATGAGCTTCCTAAGGCTATTGTGCGCCGAGTTGTTAAGGATAAGCTCTCCGATTGCTCTGCCGATGGGGATCTCAATGTCCACAAAGACGCTCTCCTCGCATTCTCTGAAAGCGCACGAATCTTCATCCATTACCTTTCCGCTAc AGCTAATGATATATGCAAGGAATCAAGGAGGCAAACCATAAAAGCAGAGGATGTGTTGCAGGCTCTTGAAGAAATAGAGTTCCCCGATTTGGTTGGGCCTCTCAAAACGTCCCTTACTG AGTTTAAGCGGAGAAATTCAGTAAAAAAGGCAGGAGCATCAGAGAGCAAAGAagttgaaaagaaaaagaaagtagaaCAAGGGACACCAAAGAAAAAGACAGTAGAAGAAGAGTcaccaaagaaaagaaaactagaAGAAGGGACACCAAAGAAAAGTGGAGGTAAaagcaaacaaaagaaaaaggaatga